A single window of Flavobacterium aestivum DNA harbors:
- a CDS encoding undecaprenyl-diphosphate phosphatase, with product MNTLQAILLAIVEGLTEYLPISSTGHMIFVSSYFNIQNDDFVKLFQVSIQFGAILAVVALYWKKFFDFSKLNFYIKLACAVVPALVLGKLFDDKIEAVLGDPVPIAIVLILGGIILLFIDGRFHNPTIVEEEDITIKKAVTIGFWQCLAMMPGTSRSAASIIGGMQQGLTRQAAAEFSFFLAVPTMLAVTTYSILLKTYEVSQLKGYELLLQSPDNIKLFLMGNVIAFIVAILAIKFFIGIIKQYGFKPWGWYRIIVGVLLLIYFTYIK from the coding sequence ATGAATACATTACAAGCTATCCTCCTTGCCATTGTTGAAGGTTTAACTGAATATCTTCCTATTTCCTCAACTGGACATATGATATTTGTAAGTTCTTATTTCAATATCCAAAATGACGATTTCGTAAAATTATTCCAAGTATCAATTCAGTTTGGAGCAATTTTGGCAGTAGTCGCATTATACTGGAAGAAATTTTTTGATTTCTCAAAACTAAATTTCTACATCAAACTGGCTTGTGCAGTAGTCCCGGCTTTGGTATTAGGAAAATTATTTGACGACAAAATAGAAGCCGTGCTTGGTGATCCAGTGCCTATTGCAATTGTGCTCATCCTAGGCGGAATCATACTCCTTTTTATAGACGGTAGATTTCACAACCCAACTATTGTAGAAGAAGAAGACATCACCATTAAAAAAGCAGTTACCATTGGTTTTTGGCAATGTTTGGCTATGATGCCAGGAACGAGCCGTTCAGCAGCTTCTATTATTGGAGGTATGCAACAAGGGTTAACGCGTCAAGCTGCAGCAGAATTTTCTTTTTTCCTTGCTGTACCTACGATGCTGGCAGTAACTACTTATTCTATTCTATTGAAGACTTATGAAGTATCTCAGCTAAAAGGATATGAACTTTTACTTCAATCACCAGATAATATAAAACTATTCTTGATGGGAAATGTTATTGCATTTATCGTAGCTATTTTAGCCATCAAGTTCTTCATTGGCATTATCAAGCAATACGGTTTCAAACCATGGGGATGGTATCGTATAATAGTTGGTGTTCTTCTTTTAATTTACTTTACATACATAAAATAA
- a CDS encoding DUF5686 family protein, which produces MKHFFLLFFLFTLSLQAQFQVNGIVKDASTKKTLPFATITANDGTNTVSDVDGKFGITSQKEITTLKISYVGYLKSEITIQNDKSFYSVFLVQKTDELHEVIVSNENPAIGIIKKTITYKKKNNPLERLSSFEFKSYNKLIVTANPDSINGSIDSVFTTSPFEKKLKKLDSTDYKFKQLIKKQHLFQTEKVSQYQYSDNKVKETILGTRMAGFKQPIYEVLAFNLQSFSIYDSKYELFETKYNSPIAKNGLEEYNYKLLDTVAINGRSTYMVYFKNKEKKKAAGLEGILYIDKNNYAIAKAIMRIKGLLDITGIHEFRYIPKEKLWLPSQKKFKIVKGVNDDDIKILGGTIQFDGDIAEDLKPRKRTESDYIYLLSQTNNFDFRYNTPINIKKPVVKIEIKDDAINKPESFWVKYRKDSLDIRSQKTYILLDSISIQKRIEKRLNLGRKILSGYLPLKIWDLDLRKIISYNNYEGLRLGIGGVTNDKFSRKYKLEGYSAYGLRDEAFKYNLGVGARVDKFSNTWIGASYTDDVKQIAITDYAVEKKGFKIYDPRTINFSTFYRYENWKIAVESKILPKIESALVFSNTYVEPKFNYIYILNGNTYQNYTMTTAAISLKWNPYSDYMQTPTGRIETDKRFPKFTFQLTQSIPNVLKNDFNFTKVDFKAEYQVKYLNGQRTFLLFEAGRAFGDLPLPQLYSTSPNNLNKETVIQRITFAGKNSFETMYFNEFFSTEFMSFQFKHGFNRIFLVKKIKPSIDFITRMAWGNMKNPENHFGIEHKTLNKGFFESGIELNKIYNGFGLGGYYRYGPNHLSKFEDNLAIKLTFNIDLGI; this is translated from the coding sequence ATGAAGCACTTTTTTTTACTGTTCTTCCTTTTTACGCTTTCGCTTCAAGCGCAATTTCAAGTAAATGGAATTGTGAAAGATGCTTCAACAAAAAAAACACTCCCTTTCGCAACTATAACTGCCAACGATGGAACAAACACCGTATCTGATGTAGATGGAAAATTTGGGATTACTTCACAAAAAGAAATAACTACTCTCAAAATCTCTTATGTAGGTTATTTAAAAAGTGAAATCACTATTCAAAATGACAAATCATTCTACAGTGTTTTTCTGGTTCAGAAAACAGATGAACTTCACGAAGTAATCGTTTCTAATGAAAACCCAGCTATTGGAATCATCAAAAAAACTATTACATACAAAAAGAAAAACAATCCCTTAGAACGACTCAGTAGTTTTGAATTTAAATCTTACAACAAACTGATTGTTACCGCAAATCCAGACTCCATAAACGGAAGCATTGACTCAGTTTTTACCACTAGTCCGTTTGAAAAAAAACTCAAAAAACTAGATTCTACCGATTATAAATTCAAACAGCTTATAAAGAAACAGCATTTATTTCAAACTGAAAAAGTATCCCAATACCAATACAGCGACAATAAAGTAAAAGAAACCATTTTGGGGACCAGAATGGCGGGTTTCAAACAACCTATATACGAAGTACTTGCCTTTAATTTGCAGTCCTTCTCCATATACGACTCAAAATATGAACTTTTCGAAACCAAATACAATAGCCCTATTGCCAAAAATGGTTTAGAAGAGTACAACTATAAACTGTTAGATACTGTAGCCATAAACGGGAGAAGTACCTATATGGTTTACTTTAAAAACAAAGAAAAGAAAAAAGCAGCTGGTCTTGAAGGTATTCTTTATATCGACAAGAATAATTATGCCATCGCAAAAGCCATTATGCGCATCAAAGGATTACTTGACATTACCGGAATTCATGAATTTCGATATATTCCAAAGGAAAAATTATGGCTTCCTAGCCAAAAGAAATTCAAAATCGTAAAAGGGGTTAATGATGATGATATAAAAATACTAGGAGGTACGATTCAATTTGATGGGGATATTGCAGAAGATCTAAAACCCAGAAAAAGAACAGAGTCGGATTATATTTATTTGCTGTCACAGACCAATAACTTTGACTTTCGATACAACACCCCTATAAACATCAAAAAGCCAGTTGTTAAGATCGAAATCAAAGATGACGCCATTAATAAACCCGAAAGTTTTTGGGTCAAATACAGAAAAGACAGCTTAGACATTCGCAGTCAGAAAACATACATTTTACTGGACAGTATTTCTATACAAAAAAGGATAGAAAAACGATTGAATCTTGGCCGCAAAATCCTCAGCGGATACCTTCCTCTCAAAATTTGGGACCTTGATTTGCGCAAAATAATAAGCTACAATAACTACGAAGGCCTCCGATTGGGAATTGGAGGTGTCACAAATGACAAATTTTCCAGAAAATATAAATTAGAAGGCTATTCAGCTTATGGACTAAGAGATGAAGCTTTTAAGTACAATTTAGGAGTGGGCGCTCGGGTAGATAAATTTTCTAATACTTGGATTGGTGCTAGCTACACTGATGATGTGAAGCAAATTGCAATTACAGATTATGCTGTCGAAAAAAAGGGCTTCAAGATTTACGATCCACGTACCATTAACTTTAGCACTTTTTACAGATATGAAAATTGGAAAATAGCTGTTGAGTCTAAAATTCTACCCAAAATAGAAAGTGCCCTTGTATTTTCCAATACATATGTAGAGCCAAAATTCAATTACATCTACATCCTCAATGGCAACACATACCAAAACTATACCATGACAACAGCTGCGATTTCGTTAAAATGGAATCCCTATAGCGATTATATGCAAACGCCTACAGGAAGAATAGAAACCGATAAAAGGTTTCCTAAATTCACTTTTCAGCTTACACAATCCATTCCCAATGTTTTGAAGAATGACTTTAACTTTACCAAAGTAGATTTTAAAGCTGAGTATCAGGTAAAGTACTTAAATGGTCAAAGAACCTTCTTATTATTTGAAGCCGGAAGAGCCTTTGGAGATCTTCCCCTTCCGCAACTCTACAGTACATCGCCCAATAACCTTAACAAAGAAACCGTCATACAGCGTATCACTTTCGCGGGTAAAAACAGTTTTGAAACCATGTATTTCAATGAATTTTTCTCTACAGAATTCATGTCTTTTCAATTCAAACATGGATTTAATAGAATCTTCCTTGTCAAAAAAATAAAACCTTCTATAGATTTTATAACCCGAATGGCTTGGGGTAATATGAAAAACCCTGAAAATCATTTTGGAATAGAACATAAAACACTAAACAAGGGTTTCTTTGAATCTGGAATAGAACTCAATAAAATCTACAACGGATTTGGTCTTGGAGGTTATTACCGTTATGGCCCAAATCATTTGAGCAAATTTGAAGATAATTTAGCTATCAAATTGACTTTTAATATTGATCTGGGCATTTAA
- the leuS gene encoding leucine--tRNA ligase has product MKYNPNEIEAKWQKYWAEHKTFAAKNDSDKPKHYVLDMFPYPSGAGLHVGHPLGYIASDVYSRFKRHQGFNVLHPMGYDSFGLPAEQYAIQTGQRPEDTTRVNIDGGVDKEGKVIAGYRKQLDKIGFSFDWDREVRTSNPDYYKHTQWIFIQLFNSWYNKNNDKAEDISTLVAVFEKEGNANVNAVCDDAIDLFSSSEWNAFSLEEQQKILLQYRLTYLAETEVNWCPGLGTVLANDEIVNGVSERGGYPVIRKKMTQWSMRISAYAERLLQGLDTIDWSESIKESQRNWIGKSVGAMVSFKVESQKSKVESEQQYIDVFTTRPDTIFGVTFMTLAPEHELVAQITTPEQKAEVEAYIEKTSKRSERERMADVKTISGVFTGAYAEHPFTKEPIPVWIGDYVLAGYGTGAVMAVPCGDERDYAFANFFKGQNGMQEIKNIFANVDISEAAYGSKDNVEIANSDFLNGLNYKEATKKIISELEKISQGKGRTNYRLRDAVFSRQRYWGEPFPVYYVNGLPQMIDAQHLPIVLPEVEKYLPTEDGLPPLGNAAVWAWDSEKLSVVGCELIDNVTVFPLELNTMPGWAGSSWYWMRYMDAKNEGEFASEEALKYWESVDLYIGGSEHATGHLLYSRFWNKFLKDKGFAPTEEPFKKLINQGMILGTSAFVYRIEGTNSFVSKNKIGDQKVQPIHADVSMVNSSDELDIEKFKAWREDYADAEFILDENGKYIVGREVEKMSKSKYNVVTPDDICAEYGADTLRLYEMFLGPLEQAKPWNTAGISGVFGFLKKLWRLYFDDNGSIVNNDEPTKDNLKSLHKTIKKVAEDIENFSFNTSVSQFMICVNELSSQNCHSRAILEPFAILVSPYAPHIAEELWSLLGNTESISTVAFPVFEEKHLVESEKEYPVSFNGKMRFTIKLPLDLTKDQIEEIVMKDERTIKQLDGKMPNKVIIVPGKIINLVG; this is encoded by the coding sequence ATGAAATACAATCCGAATGAAATTGAAGCCAAATGGCAAAAATACTGGGCTGAGCATAAAACTTTTGCAGCCAAAAATGATTCAGACAAACCTAAGCATTATGTATTGGATATGTTTCCTTACCCATCAGGGGCGGGATTGCACGTGGGGCATCCGCTAGGGTACATCGCATCTGATGTGTATTCTCGTTTCAAAAGACACCAAGGTTTTAATGTATTACATCCAATGGGGTATGACAGTTTTGGTCTGCCAGCGGAGCAATATGCGATTCAAACGGGACAACGTCCAGAGGATACAACTCGCGTAAATATTGACGGTGGTGTAGATAAAGAGGGAAAAGTGATTGCCGGTTACAGAAAGCAGTTGGATAAAATAGGATTTTCATTTGATTGGGATCGAGAAGTACGTACTTCTAATCCTGATTATTACAAGCATACACAATGGATTTTTATCCAATTATTCAATTCTTGGTACAATAAAAATAATGACAAAGCCGAAGATATTTCGACTTTGGTTGCTGTGTTCGAAAAAGAAGGAAATGCCAATGTAAATGCGGTTTGTGACGATGCGATTGATTTATTTTCGTCAAGCGAATGGAATGCATTTTCATTAGAAGAGCAACAAAAAATTCTTTTGCAATACCGATTAACATATTTAGCAGAAACCGAAGTAAACTGGTGTCCGGGATTAGGAACGGTTTTGGCGAATGATGAAATTGTAAATGGAGTATCTGAACGTGGTGGTTATCCTGTGATTCGTAAAAAAATGACTCAATGGAGCATGCGAATTTCAGCTTATGCAGAGCGTTTGTTACAAGGTTTGGATACGATTGACTGGAGCGAAAGTATCAAAGAAAGCCAAAGAAACTGGATCGGTAAAAGTGTTGGAGCAATGGTTTCTTTTAAAGTCGAAAGTCAAAAGTCAAAAGTCGAAAGTGAGCAACAATATATTGATGTGTTTACTACAAGACCCGATACAATTTTCGGAGTTACGTTTATGACTTTGGCACCGGAACATGAATTGGTTGCACAGATTACAACTCCTGAACAAAAAGCAGAAGTTGAAGCGTATATAGAAAAAACGTCAAAACGTTCTGAAAGAGAACGTATGGCTGATGTAAAAACGATTTCGGGTGTATTTACAGGAGCTTATGCCGAGCATCCTTTTACAAAAGAGCCTATTCCGGTTTGGATTGGAGATTATGTTTTGGCAGGATACGGAACAGGTGCTGTAATGGCGGTTCCTTGTGGTGACGAAAGAGATTATGCTTTTGCTAATTTCTTTAAAGGTCAAAACGGAATGCAGGAAATCAAAAACATTTTTGCGAATGTTGATATTTCTGAGGCAGCTTATGGTTCGAAAGATAATGTAGAGATTGCTAATTCGGATTTCTTGAATGGTTTGAATTATAAAGAAGCAACTAAGAAAATAATCTCAGAATTAGAAAAAATTAGCCAAGGAAAAGGAAGAACTAATTACCGTTTGCGTGATGCGGTTTTTTCTCGTCAAAGATATTGGGGAGAACCATTCCCAGTATATTATGTGAATGGTTTACCGCAAATGATTGATGCGCAACATTTGCCAATTGTATTACCGGAAGTGGAGAAATATTTGCCAACTGAAGATGGTTTACCACCTTTAGGTAACGCAGCAGTTTGGGCTTGGGACAGTGAGAAGTTGTCGGTTGTTGGTTGTGAGTTGATAGATAATGTGACTGTTTTTCCTCTTGAATTGAACACTATGCCGGGTTGGGCAGGAAGTTCATGGTACTGGATGCGTTATATGGATGCTAAAAATGAAGGCGAATTTGCCAGCGAAGAAGCATTAAAATATTGGGAAAGCGTAGATTTATATATTGGCGGTAGCGAGCACGCAACCGGACATTTATTGTATTCTCGTTTTTGGAATAAATTTTTAAAAGACAAAGGTTTTGCTCCAACCGAAGAACCATTCAAAAAACTGATTAATCAGGGAATGATTTTGGGAACGAGTGCGTTTGTTTATAGAATTGAAGGAACAAATAGTTTTGTTTCTAAAAATAAAATAGGTGATCAAAAAGTACAGCCAATTCACGCAGATGTTTCAATGGTTAATTCTTCTGATGAATTAGATATAGAAAAATTCAAAGCTTGGAGAGAAGATTATGCAGATGCAGAATTTATTTTAGATGAAAACGGAAAATACATAGTAGGTCGTGAGGTTGAAAAAATGTCGAAATCGAAATACAATGTGGTAACTCCGGATGATATTTGTGCTGAATATGGAGCTGATACCTTGCGTTTATACGAAATGTTCTTAGGACCTTTGGAACAAGCAAAACCTTGGAACACGGCTGGAATTTCTGGAGTTTTTGGTTTCTTGAAAAAATTATGGAGATTGTATTTTGATGATAATGGTTCAATCGTAAACAACGACGAACCAACAAAAGACAATTTGAAGTCGTTGCATAAAACCATTAAAAAAGTAGCTGAGGATATCGAGAATTTTTCTTTCAACACTTCGGTTTCCCAGTTTATGATTTGTGTAAATGAATTGTCTTCTCAAAATTGCCATTCACGTGCCATTTTAGAGCCATTTGCAATTTTGGTTTCGCCTTATGCGCCTCACATCGCCGAAGAATTATGGTCATTATTAGGAAATACAGAATCTATTTCGACTGTCGCTTTCCCAGTTTTTGAAGAAAAGCATTTGGTAGAATCAGAGAAAGAATATCCGGTTTCTTTCAACGGGAAAATGCGTTTTACGATCAAATTGCCTTTGGATTTGACTAAAGACCAAATCGAGGAAATCGTAATGAAAGACGAAAGAACCATCAAACAATTAGACGGTAAAATGCCAAATAAGGTGATTATTGTTCCAGGGAAAATTATCAATTTGGTGGGGTAA
- a CDS encoding patatin-like phospholipase family protein — protein MDNKSKSIGLILSGGGSKGIAHAGVLQFLEEKDIIPVQIAGSSAGSIVAALYGIGKSPLAILEFFKSIYFFHWKHFTFTKAGLIDSDSFKEYFYEIFKDTTLSELKIPIHVTATDMIKGKSKIFSPETKTIDAILASSSFPGVMSPYQINGKLYSDGGILNHFPTEILREKCDTLIGVYVSPMQKIEAKDLNSIKSVTARAFDLFSANSSIHKFDHCDWLIKPEALSLYSTFETNKAKMEAIFTIGYDSAKKSYKKLNSSLDTKLLRY, from the coding sequence ATGGATAACAAATCAAAATCAATCGGTTTAATATTATCAGGAGGTGGATCAAAGGGTATCGCGCATGCCGGTGTTTTACAATTTCTGGAAGAAAAAGACATTATACCTGTTCAAATTGCGGGATCTAGTGCTGGATCAATTGTTGCTGCTTTATACGGAATTGGAAAATCACCATTGGCTATTTTGGAATTCTTTAAATCCATTTACTTTTTTCATTGGAAACATTTCACCTTCACAAAAGCCGGACTGATTGATTCCGACTCCTTCAAAGAATATTTTTATGAGATTTTCAAAGATACTACTTTGTCCGAACTCAAAATCCCCATTCATGTTACTGCAACCGATATGATTAAAGGAAAATCAAAAATATTTAGTCCCGAAACAAAAACAATAGATGCTATTTTAGCATCATCATCATTCCCTGGAGTAATGTCTCCCTATCAAATTAATGGTAAATTATACAGCGATGGTGGCATACTCAATCATTTCCCTACCGAAATCCTAAGAGAAAAATGCGATACCTTAATTGGAGTTTACGTTAGTCCAATGCAAAAAATAGAAGCCAAAGATTTAAATTCAATAAAATCTGTAACAGCTAGAGCTTTTGATCTATTTTCGGCCAACTCCAGCATACATAAATTTGATCATTGCGACTGGTTAATCAAACCCGAAGCTTTATCGCTTTATAGTACATTCGAAACTAATAAAGCTAAAATGGAAGCTATTTTTACTATCGGATACGATTCAGCCAAAAAATCATATAAAAAACTCAATTCATCGCTAGACACTAAATTACTGAGATACTAA
- the truB gene encoding tRNA pseudouridine(55) synthase TruB → MTVEDFLNGQILLIDKPLHFTSFQAVNKIKYALINKAGLPKKFKIGHAGTLDPLASGLLLICTGKFTKKISELQGQAKEYTGTIYIGATTPSYDLETEIDQTFPTDHINESLIHETVKQFLGEIDQKPPIFSAIKKDGVRLYEHARAGETVEIASRKTTIHEFEITRIALPEIDFRVVCSKGTYIRSLAYDFGKAMNSGSHLTVLRRTKIGDYNVADAIDVNDFVNTLTPKEE, encoded by the coding sequence ATAACTGTCGAAGATTTCTTAAACGGCCAAATTCTCTTAATTGACAAACCGTTGCATTTTACTTCTTTCCAAGCGGTAAATAAAATCAAATATGCGCTTATCAATAAAGCGGGATTGCCTAAAAAATTCAAAATTGGACATGCTGGTACTTTAGACCCATTAGCCTCTGGATTATTATTGATTTGCACAGGAAAGTTCACCAAAAAGATTTCCGAATTACAAGGTCAAGCCAAAGAATATACCGGAACTATCTATATTGGAGCCACTACTCCATCTTATGATTTAGAAACCGAAATTGACCAAACTTTCCCAACAGACCATATCAATGAATCTCTCATTCATGAAACCGTAAAACAGTTTTTGGGTGAAATTGACCAAAAACCGCCTATTTTTTCGGCTATAAAAAAAGATGGTGTGCGCTTATACGAACACGCACGTGCTGGAGAAACAGTCGAAATTGCTTCTCGCAAAACCACTATTCATGAATTCGAAATCACCAGAATTGCACTTCCCGAAATAGACTTTAGAGTAGTTTGCAGCAAAGGCACTTACATTCGTTCTCTTGCTTACGATTTTGGAAAAGCCATGAATTCAGGATCACACTTAACCGTTTTGCGACGCACCAAAATTGGCGATTATAACGTTGCAGACGCCATCGATGTGAATGATTTTGTGAATACTTTGACTCCAAAAGAAGAGTAA
- the frr gene encoding ribosome recycling factor, whose protein sequence is MTEEIEFILDSTKESMAGSIEHLDKAFLNIRAGKASPAMLGGVFVDYYGSASPLSQVSKISVPDARTITLQPFEKNMLHAIEKAIMIANLGFNPMNNGDMIIISVPPLTEDRRRELAKQAKAEAEDAKISIRNARKEANTDIKKLEKEGTSEDICKGAEEDVQNLTNSFIKKIDEILAIKEAEIMKV, encoded by the coding sequence ATGACAGAAGAAATTGAATTTATATTAGATAGTACCAAAGAATCTATGGCAGGTTCTATTGAACATTTAGACAAAGCATTTTTAAATATCCGTGCCGGAAAAGCATCTCCTGCTATGCTGGGTGGTGTTTTTGTAGATTATTACGGATCTGCATCTCCTCTTTCTCAAGTTTCAAAAATTAGTGTACCAGACGCAAGAACGATTACGCTTCAACCTTTTGAAAAAAACATGCTGCATGCTATCGAGAAAGCAATTATGATTGCCAATCTTGGATTCAATCCTATGAATAATGGTGACATGATTATAATCAGTGTTCCACCTCTTACTGAAGACAGAAGACGTGAACTAGCTAAACAAGCCAAAGCTGAAGCTGAAGATGCTAAAATTAGTATTAGAAACGCTAGAAAAGAAGCCAATACTGACATCAAAAAATTAGAAAAAGAAGGAACTTCAGAAGATATTTGTAAAGGTGCTGAAGAAGATGTACAAAACTTGACTAATTCTTTTATCAAAAAAATTGATGAGATTCTGGCTATAAAAGAAGCCGAAATCATGAAAGTTTAA
- the pyrH gene encoding UMP kinase, producing the protein MKYKRILLKLSGEALMGDLQYGIDPKRLAEYADEIKQIHGKGVEIAIVIGGGNIFRGVAGASSGMDRVQGDYMGMLATVINGMALQGALEDKGMKTRLQTALKMESIAEPYIKRRADRHLEKGRIVIFGAGTGNPYFTTDTAAVLRGIEINADVILKGTRVDGVYDSDPEKNASAVKFDYISFDDVIKKGLNVMDTTAFTLSQENKLPIVVFDMNKIGNLLKICEGQNIGTVVNI; encoded by the coding sequence ATGAAATACAAAAGAATCCTTCTGAAATTAAGTGGTGAAGCTTTAATGGGTGATTTACAATACGGGATTGATCCTAAACGATTGGCTGAATATGCCGATGAAATTAAGCAAATTCACGGAAAAGGAGTAGAAATCGCTATTGTAATTGGTGGAGGAAACATTTTTAGAGGTGTTGCAGGAGCCAGTTCTGGAATGGACAGAGTACAAGGTGACTATATGGGAATGCTTGCTACTGTAATTAACGGAATGGCATTACAAGGAGCTCTTGAAGACAAAGGAATGAAAACCCGTTTGCAAACTGCCTTAAAGATGGAATCAATAGCCGAACCTTACATCAAGAGAAGAGCTGATCGTCATCTTGAAAAAGGAAGAATCGTGATTTTTGGAGCAGGAACAGGAAACCCATATTTCACAACAGATACAGCTGCTGTTTTACGTGGTATCGAAATTAATGCCGATGTGATTCTAAAAGGAACTCGTGTAGATGGTGTTTATGATTCTGATCCTGAAAAAAATGCTTCGGCTGTAAAATTTGATTATATCTCTTTTGATGATGTAATAAAAAAAGGATTAAATGTAATGGACACTACAGCCTTTACTTTAAGCCAAGAAAACAAATTACCAATAGTAGTTTTTGACATGAACAAAATAGGAAATCTATTGAAAATTTGTGAAGGACAAAATATAGGAACCGTAGTAAACATATAA
- a CDS encoding cell division protein FtsX: protein MISSFEKFQKRRLISSYFSVVLSVFLVLFLLGILGLFIINSKKLADDFREKIAMTVFFKKEANDTILKAFGQELKTTKFSKNFVYVSKEQAAKEHSDIIGEDFVTFLGENPLQNSYDIHLKADYVVRDSIAKIESRLRKNPMVSDIVYDKQLVNLVNDNIKKVSMWILIISAFLTIIAVLLINSSLRLSIHSNRFIIKTMQMVGATKAFIRKPFVMRSIKLGMIGAGLAILALLGVLIYLENSFPELGILEEKLLIALVLIAVFGLGVLITWLSTYFATQRFLNLRTDDLY, encoded by the coding sequence ATGATTTCATCCTTTGAAAAGTTTCAAAAGCGCAGGTTAATTTCCTCTTATTTTTCAGTAGTACTAAGTGTATTCTTAGTATTGTTTTTACTAGGCATATTAGGATTGTTTATAATCAATTCTAAAAAACTGGCCGATGACTTCAGAGAAAAAATAGCTATGACTGTTTTTTTCAAGAAAGAAGCCAATGACACTATTCTTAAAGCTTTTGGGCAGGAATTAAAAACGACCAAGTTTTCTAAAAATTTCGTTTATGTTTCCAAAGAGCAGGCTGCAAAAGAACACTCTGACATTATAGGCGAAGATTTTGTAACCTTTCTAGGCGAAAACCCGCTACAAAATTCATACGATATACACTTAAAAGCTGATTATGTTGTTAGAGACAGTATCGCAAAAATAGAATCACGATTACGAAAAAACCCAATGGTTTCAGACATTGTTTACGATAAACAATTAGTAAATCTGGTTAATGACAACATCAAGAAAGTAAGTATGTGGATTTTAATCATTAGTGCATTCTTAACAATTATAGCTGTATTATTAATCAATAGCTCACTGAGACTTTCTATACATTCTAATAGATTTATCATCAAAACGATGCAAATGGTAGGAGCTACCAAAGCATTTATAAGAAAACCTTTTGTAATGCGTAGCATAAAACTAGGCATGATTGGAGCAGGTCTTGCTATCCTTGCCTTACTTGGCGTTTTGATTTATTTAGAAAACAGTTTCCCTGAGCTTGGAATCTTAGAAGAGAAATTACTGATAGCATTAGTATTAATTGCTGTTTTTGGACTTGGTGTTCTAATTACTTGGTTAAGCACTTATTTTGCGACACAACGCTTCCTGAATTTAAGAACAGACGACCTTTATTAA
- a CDS encoding DUF3098 domain-containing protein, translating to MKNEEHKQDFLFEKINYKILLIGIGVIALGFILMSGGGSDDPNVFNESVFDFRRIRLAPTTVLIGFGITIFAILKNPKKDQ from the coding sequence ATGAAAAACGAAGAACACAAACAAGATTTTCTTTTCGAAAAAATAAACTATAAAATCTTATTGATTGGGATTGGAGTAATCGCATTAGGATTCATCCTAATGTCTGGTGGAGGAAGTGATGATCCTAATGTATTCAACGAGTCAGTTTTTGATTTCAGAAGAATCCGTTTGGCTCCAACAACTGTTTTAATTGGTTTTGGCATCACCATTTTCGCCATTCTTAAAAATCCTAAAAAAGACCAATAG
- a CDS encoding thioredoxin family protein — translation MKNSVAKALFNSYTYLEYRKIVSDLLSEGKSTGNEQSEDLLHYSTLNESRLKRLDKTITVPEEISTKLKALENRYIWLVIAEGWCGDAAQILPILNKMALESDQIDLKIVFRDSNDDLMNHFLTNGARSIPKLIIIDKESGKVCNHWGPRPKGASDLIKNYKEQFGIVDEEAKTQLQMWYLHDKGLSTQNEIAEIMVSINEYACL, via the coding sequence ATGAAAAATTCAGTAGCCAAAGCATTATTTAATAGTTATACATACTTAGAATATAGAAAAATTGTATCTGATTTGTTGTCTGAAGGAAAGTCAACAGGGAATGAACAATCCGAAGATTTATTGCATTACAGTACCTTGAACGAAAGCCGTTTGAAGCGTTTGGATAAAACCATAACCGTTCCTGAGGAGATTAGTACAAAATTAAAAGCTTTAGAAAACAGATATATTTGGTTGGTTATTGCTGAAGGTTGGTGTGGAGATGCTGCGCAGATACTCCCAATATTGAATAAAATGGCTTTAGAATCGGATCAAATAGATTTGAAAATTGTTTTCCGTGATTCGAATGATGATTTAATGAATCATTTTTTGACCAATGGGGCAAGATCAATTCCTAAACTTATCATTATAGATAAAGAATCCGGAAAGGTTTGTAATCATTGGGGGCCAAGACCAAAAGGAGCTTCGGATTTAATTAAAAACTATAAAGAGCAATTTGGTATTGTAGATGAAGAAGCTAAAACACAATTACAAATGTGGTATTTGCATGATAAAGGCTTGTCTACGCAAAATGAGATTGCAGAAATTATGGTTTCTATAAATGAGTACGCTTGTTTGTAA